The DNA window ACTTGTTGCTCAAGACTCAGGATGACAGCAACGGCTTGGTGCAGGATGAGCAGCTTGGTCTGAGGTTTATCGCTCTTCAAGTGCAGCTGGCACATGCGGCCGAGTTCCTTGAAGGCCTCGTTGATGTCTCTCACACGGAGACGCTCACGGGCGTTATTTGCCATCCTCCTCTCCTTCTCCCGCTCAGCCTTCTGCTCTGGAGACAGCTCCTCATCTTCATGTACACTGCTATGAACATGaacacacccccccacacacacacacacaaaattattcCTAAATTATTATTTGACTTAATATAAGGAGATTAATTGTTTCACAGTCATCCAGAGAAACTGAGaatttctgtttacatttttgtaGACAATTGTACAATTTGTTGAAATGTATATAATCTCTATTTCCCTGTTGCCCTCTAGGGGCCGATCTGTGTAAATGTGAGCACAGGGTGGACCTTATACCAGAATATCTGAGTATAATATTGTTGCATTTTTACATATTCTAATACAGGAAAAGTGTAATGAAGCTGactgtaaaaatgatttactGTTACAGGGGGCATCACCTGTTCCTTGTGTGGGGATCAACACTAGATGTTTCCATCTCTCTGGTGTCACTCTCTGTATCAGAGACCAGGCCATCAGAAGCTGGGTGAGACAGGCAGGTGGAACGGTGGAGGTGAGATAAGTGGGCAGGGTGCATTCTGTGCAGTGTAAAGTCTTCAGCATCAGATGGCTCCATTTTCACTTCCACTGGTCCTGGGGACAAATTAGAGAGCAGCCCAACAGCCAGAGCTGAGGGACACAGGCCACTTCCAGTCAGTTGTGAGAATATTATTATCAGTAAAATAACAGAGGTGGGAAGAGTAGCATAAATTCATACTCAAGCAAAAATATAGTAATTGCATAAATTTCAAGTTAAAGAATAGCAGagcaaagtaataaaatattatgtCAAATATTATTTCGGTACCAGGTAACGTCTAGAATCTACCAGCAGAGCAATAAATAAAAGGTAATGCTCTAAACTCAGTGGTGTGACCAATAGAAGACAGTACAGCTGCCATCACCAAAAAAGTACAAATCGGACCTAAAACAAAGAATTAGAAACTGAATGTTAATGCATATTACGGAGTATAAACTAAAGTGTAACCatttaaaatacactgaaaagTGTTAATCCTTCAATAATAGTTTTACTACACATACTTGAGTAAATGAAACCAGTTACTACCCACCTCTGGACAGTACAATTGATGTCAATGCACCGTTAAAATCAGATAATATAATAGAAGAACAGGAGAAatagaaatgaagaaatgagcAGAAGAGAGGGAGTGAAAGTGAATATAACTTGGGCAGACCTCTGAAGCTGTCTTCCTGGCTAGTGAGATCAGGGGGAGAGGCTGAAGACTGTATGGCCAAGTGTGCAGCCTCACCTGAGTCAGCAGACACCTGTCAATATATACAAGCAAagcaaaaaacataataattacacaataaaaaaaaacagcatgtgaagttttacaATTTAAGAATGTTGTCAAAACTGCAAAATCTTTGGTAGATTAAAGTAAATAAGGACTTGTATATAAgatatacatgcacacacacacacacacacacacacacacagattctttGCTATTAGTACAAAGTGTGTCtatatgttaatatttatatttgccTAGTAGCTTGCCAAGTAAGATAAGTATCTTATCATTACACTGTTACATGTGTGCTTCATTCTAACTGCAATGAAACAACAGGGAACAGCTAATAACTATTTTAACCACAGTTAGTATACACTCACATATGTTAAAATACATGTCTAAACCAATTCATCCATTAAATTACCTTAATCTAAAGCTACACCAAAACAACAATCCTCACTTCTCAAAGAGGTCTCTATACGGATTAATACACAAACAGTTGATATGCAATACACAAACAGTTGATATCCTTTCGTTTCCAGTTTTTTGCATCTAACATTGCTTGAATCTCTTCTCTAGCATTCCTGCTTTTCTTTTTATGTTTGGACTAGACAAAATACTGCCTTCAAGACACAGGCAGTTGGTCCACATGACAGACTTTTAATCACAGGGTGTTatgataaattattatatttacagagtgctaaaaattaaatgaaaacatttgaCTCAAGAAATACTTTTATTTCTACCTAAGTACGATTACAAGTGCTAATTCCTCATTTTAGACACATtggcatttgtgtttgtttcattgttCACGTTAATAGTAACAAAAccatttgagtgtgtgtgtgtgtgtgtgtgtgtgtgtgtgtgtgtgtgtgtgtgtgtgtactctttAATTATTAACAGTACATCAACAccgcaccgcgaccctgaaatggacaagcggaaaaggagttgatgatgatgatgataacatCAACACCAATATTGTTGCTTAATGttgaattaaataattgtgaTTGACATGGGTTAAATTGTTAAATCAATCTCGCACCTTTCTGGGTTCACAGaatattatctttttttttatcagttctTTGTAAAGCGCTGTTACTTTTACATCTATTACATCTATGTTACATTTGGATCCTGAAAAATGGTTCCATCCCATGAATCACTATCCACTCAGCCTCTATGCAGAACAAACCTATATGCATAACAACGCTCATGTAATTGTACaccatgtgtgtttattttttttttaagctgtttTATAATGTCTGCACCCAGTAGCTTGCTTAAGATATATAGAGGACTCACATCTGTTGGTAATCCATTTGTCACTAGTCCTGAGATGGGGTAGTTAGACCTCATTGTGACTGTTGATCCATGCTGTGTCTGTCCAATTAAGCTGCGTATGTCATTGCTCAAGGGGATATTTGTCCCACCAACAGCATGGTTTCGCAAAACATGAATGGCATCATCAAGTCTGTCCAGCCTGTCTTCAATCTGATATCCAGAAAATAGAAATGGTGATTCAGAGCTGGGAAATGTTTGAAACAGAGCCATAAATGCCTCAGAAATTGCTTTCATCAAATTCATCTAAAAAAGTTTTCACAGGTAAAAGAGATCTTAATAAGAGGTCTTTACCAGCGACTGCAAGGAGTTTTCATAATTGGACGGCAGGGATGGCTGTCCAGTAGATCGAGGCCACTGGTTGGATCCTTAAAGAAAGATAAAGCAATATTAAGAGGCCTTATTCCATGTCAAGGAATCTGTCATACTAAGTTCTTAATTATGATATCAGCTTTTGGAGGATTTTTAAGCTGATTATACCTGATTACCATAGACACTAAAATATTATATGCTAGTACAACAGCACTTCATGCTACAAGTAATATTCTACAGATCTACTGTGGACACTACTTTTCTAGATGTTTCACTAACAATTTCTGGCCAGTCTGAGCGTTCATAAACAAAAATGATGAAGCAGACCTCCTTGATGCATTTTACCTGCTGACACTGTAGAGGCAGCCAGAGGTGATGGAGATCTCCCCGGTGTGGAGGAACTGGATGGAAAACTGCTACTGGTGTGATCAGGGGAATAAATCTAccagcgagagagacagagaaagggtCGTTTGAGGAGAAGCACGGGTGGCGGGGTGGGGTTAAGCAGGGATTTCAGTGACAGCACATGCATCATTTTAAAAGCACAACTTGTCATTTCAAGGAAGCTTTTTTCTCAACACCTCAGGGTGTTAGGGGAAACTGTCTTAAAGTAAATTACATCATCAATCCTGATCTTTTTACCACCAGGAATTTACTGTCCCTTACAAAACATATCCCAGAATAAACAGTTAATACACATGTTATCTTTTAAAACTACCAtctataaatattcattctgAATAGTCTTAATGTTATAATATTATAAGTCTATAATTTATATCATGTTAATGTTTGGAGCTggaaaaatatgttttcttCTAAGCACCATTTTTACTATTTATATAAAACTGGACGCAGGGTCTAAATAATAAATGGTAGTTTAATAACAGAGGGTAGAAACATGTAAATAGAGAAGCACCAAAATCCGTCAACAGTCTGGGCCACCatattagaaaaatatataacagaACCACACAACAGAACAGTGATGCTGTGTGTTGTAATGAGTGTGCTCTTACAGAAGCCAGTGCTTTCCCAAGAGCATCTCCAGTGTGTGAGCCTCCAACATGGTTCCCCTGTCCACCTGAAAGCACACAATGTGATAATACAGACCAATGAATTAGATGACCTAATATTGGTCCAGCAACAGAATTTCAGTTTGAAAGAATGGTGATTACTTACTCATAGGTCTGTCTATGACATTGGCTGGTGCTGTATGGGGTGCTGAAACAAAAAGCGAGGCACTGCCACTGCTTCTGTGAAATGTGGACATTGGCGGAAGTCGCTTGCTGGCTTCAGATAGAGCTGAGTTTTGTAACATgttctgaaaaaatataattattttaaaaatgttaaatagaTTAGCAAACACAATATGAAAGTAAATAAACTGGCACAATATTTTGTTCAAttccatttatttacaaaaggaTTTTACATGCAAATGCTTTGTTTCTGAACGTGGTTTATAACCAATGCTGATTCTGATCAATGGGCTAAAGACAATTATAAAGGCTGCACATATTTTGCTATTGTTAAGATGTTTTTAGTTCATATTTTATCAAAATGTCAGAATATTTCCATTGTCTAATTGTAATCTCCAATTTTAGAAATCTACACTCCTCTCCAGACCTATACATCAACATTGTGAAGTATTTTACCAGACGGTCTTGTGTTGGCAGGTTGCCGTAGTTTCCGGGCGGTGATTGGCTGGGTGATGGGGATCCCAGCATGCCTCCATGACCTGATGGGCTGATCCCACTGGAAGAGCTCCAGGGGTCTGTGGAGTTGTTTGGCCCATCTGAAATTAAAGGGCAAAAATACTGAGGGCTTACAAGAGAAACTTTCTTAGACTGTTTTACTTGTGAATAAAACTGTTACTTCAAGAGCAACAGGCAAAGGAAAGTAGATGAAGTAATACATATGcagctttctctctcacacacacacacacacacacacacacacacacatatatatatatatatatatatatatatatatatatatatatatatatatatatatatatatgtaataatgtatatataattttttttattttattttagcagCTCCACAATGTAATTGATGATACAAAGTTAATGTCAAGCTACATTACTGTCAAATCAggcatgtatatattttttggctGAAGGCACAGCTACTCAGCTACCGTATATTGTTGTTGGCTCAAGTCAAAAGTGTGGCAAAGAAATCAAAAGCTCTATAGAGCTCTTAAAGCACAGTTAATAAGAGGAATTCAGTCCACAGTGCTTTCCTTCGTGACTTTTGAAATGATTTTGGTTTGGCTGTAAATGCCTGACTTTCTTCTCAAAATATGAACCAACCATGTTTCCCAAACAGCTGAGAAAACAAAGTCCATGtgtatgaatatgtgt is part of the Hoplias malabaricus isolate fHopMal1 chromosome 4, fHopMal1.hap1, whole genome shotgun sequence genome and encodes:
- the LOC136695437 gene encoding transcription factor 12-like; protein product: MFCAFPGPGPASNSLMYHYGNGKGMYSQCPNAEELKKDSASYSSFKLPNTNFTNSFFDGPNNSTDPWSSSSGISPSGHGGMLGSPSPSQSPPGNYGNLPTQDRLNMLQNSALSEASKRLPPMSTFHRSSGSASLFVSAPHTAPANVIDRPMSGQGNHVGGSHTGDALGKALASIYSPDHTSSSFPSSSSTPGRSPSPLAASTVSAGSNQWPRSTGQPSLPSNYENSLQSLIEDRLDRLDDAIHVLRNHAVGGTNIPLSNDIRSLIGQTQHGSTVTMRSNYPISGLVTNGLPTDVSADSGEAAHLAIQSSASPPDLTSQEDSFRALAVGLLSNLSPGPVEVKMEPSDAEDFTLHRMHPAHLSHLHRSTCLSHPASDGLVSDTESDTREMETSSVDPHTRNSSVHEDEELSPEQKAEREKERRMANNARERLRVRDINEAFKELGRMCQLHLKSDKPQTKLLILHQAVAVILSLEQQVRERNLNPKAACLRRREEEKVSTLSLDPHAMHTVIHTALPDQINSLHGHL